The DNA sequence cagcagcagggcgtcttgtaacccctcccacccgcccaaagggatcacagagcttctccaccctagctccccagtggtggaacgaactccccgtccctctccgaacctccccctcactatccatcttccgccgtggcctgaagactcatctcttcagactatacctagaataaccaccaccatgctgtgtgtatatatattaaaaaaaaaaaaaaaaaaaaaaaaaaaatacccttttttccttgtcacttgttacatgttgccccatccctgcacttcttggtaaattgtatttgtcctaatactctagcttaatcttctgcctagtttggctttgcagatgttagaccaggatagtgttcattgttctcagctagaaatagctgtacaaaataagtaattgtaccttactgaacccctgttcagcagttgtctacgatcatgaaaatgcacttcttgtacgtcgctttggataaaagcgtctgccaaatgaatgtaatgtaatgtaatgtaatgtaacatatcaCTGGTGATATCGTCAGTGATGACCAGTCATCACTGGCGGCAGATGAGCCCAATTCTGAGCTTGCATGAACCCCAGACGAAATTAAAAAGTCTTTTAATTTAAAGCAGAACAACTTCACTCAGGCAACGCACAGCACACTCCAAGTCCCAGAATCCTGAGGTCTCACCTGTGAAGTAGAGCTTCCTGCGACCGTACCAGTCCGAGAGCCAGCCGAAGGTGACAGCACCAATCAGCAGCCCAGCAAAGTACACAGAGCTCATCAAGGAGACCTGATAGGCCGCATCCCCAAGCAGGAACCAATGAAACACAgaaccggtgtgtgtgtgagtgtatgtctgcatgCAACTGGGTCAGAACTCATCAACAAGCAGGAACCACTGAAACACAgaaccggtgtgtgtgtgagtgtatgtctgcatgCAACTGGGTCAGAACTCATCAACAAGCCGGAACCACTGAAACACAGAaccggtgtgtgtgagtgcgtgtcttTGAAACACACATCACAGTGTGTATGTCTCCATGCGATTGGGTCAGAACACATCATCATGCACGTGGATCTGTGTGTAAACGTGGATGTTTGTATCATTatgtatgtgcatctgtgtgtaaaCGTGGATGTTTGTATAGCGTGATTTGGTTTCATCTGAAGTTTATGTAACCTGGATGTCTCATTTAACGTCTCTTTTGCAGGATAGTCTTAGCAGGAAAGTGGCAAGACATTCAAATACACAACATACGGATTATAAACAGATTAAATAACTATGATCTAATTTATACAAGATCATTTATCCGATGTGCAGGTGTTCTACGTGTTTTTAGAATCAGTCAGAGGTATAGAGCTTTCTCTTAGTCTGCGAGGGTACCCAGTgcagtgcacgtgtgtgtacgtgtgcatgtcaAAGCCCAAATAGGCCACTGGAGGAGATGCAGACTTAAAACCTGCAGTTCAAGGTtgctccacatttttttttaagttttaaaaaaagattgaaatCAGGAATGATTCCTCATTGTCTTGCAAATCACTAAACTTATTTAGCTTCTAAGGCTCTTAACTAAATCCAGTTTTTTACCTCGGAGACGAGCACCTCTGTTTCGCTCGCCTCGCGGAGCCAGTGTCGGAATGACCGATCGTTGTCCCGCGAGTCGTTCAGCTGCCCGACCAGGTCCCACCGATACTGCGGTTTTAGCCCCACCACAGCGAGGGAAAACGCCTGGCATATAGTGAACACCTGTCCAAGTGCCATCAAACACATTCACCCCGTTGACaacaaataaatgttgcaatttgttattttaacatttataataaaatgataTCGCGTTGCATTGCAGAGTAATATCtggtgaaatttattttaaatgtaaatggataCTTTACCCGAACTAAAAAGATCAGCagaaaacagagggaaaatTGGTAAATGCCCATTTCTCCAACGACCGTAAACGCGTCTTCAATTTCCATGGCTGTTGGGAAAACTAAGAAAGTTCCAATAGAGATCAAACTTCAGCCTGCTACCACAGGCGACTTGGAAAGTACTTGTATATAAAATgatatcccccccaccccaccccaccccatacACCCAGGCTGTCGAAGTGGGCGGTGTTGAGACGAGCTATAGGCGCGCCTACTCAAGCGCGCTTTGTCATTTTTGCCCGTAATAACAATAAACCGAGGACTGGAATCGGTTACACGGATAAACCCGGTAAAAtagtaatgtattttaaaacaaacaatcaaataaaactgaaccCATTACTGTCCTAGTATCAGATTATTTTGCCTATTGTCCAATTAAAGGATGATTTCGCCCACTAATTGCAGATTGTTTTGTAGGCTAACTACAAAACACGACAGAACACAGTATGCTGTACTGTGACGTACCAACCGGAATTCCATGCGTAAACCATGCCAACTCTGCAATAAAGCCAGCTAGATTTTACTCTCATACGTGAGGGGTCAGATAGCTGTACAGTATATCCACAGAAACTGGTTGGTAAATTTTACCAGGATACAAATTAATTGCACATAACTTGCCTAAATATGTTCCAGTATATTGTAAATGTTagacattcccccccccccccccccagtggaaACAGACCACTTTTGCTCCCACAAATGAGCAACAAAATGACCAAACTAGGCTCAGAATAAAGACCTGAAGTAATTTATACCAGCATATACAGAACAAATCACTGGGTCCgctccagaagagtggaggttgttataacaGCAATGGGtgggccaactccatattaaagcCCAtgttggatgagatgttggatgtcagatgtccacatactttcatCCATgttgtgcatgtactgtataattaattacttaacagatatatttttatgataCAAAAAGACAGCAAAACAGATGGCTTGTGACATGTCTATGATGTAAATATAGATTTGACAAACAACAACTCTGTGTCACAGACCAATGAGAAACAATCTCAGAATCATTATCAGAATTATCATCAGTCATTTCAATAATTAATCCCAGTCAGTCTAATCATCTCAGTAATAGACTCCCAGTGGCAACTGGTAGGCCTGTATTTGAGTGGAAATCCCTGGCTGTGGTACAGCCTTGCTGCAAGCTGTGCTGTCAGCACATGTACAGCCTGTCCCAACTCTCCCATCAGCCACCTGGCTCATCAATCTGGGAAATACGGTATCGGACACAACAGTAGTGTGCAAAGTAAGCTGTATGGTCTGTGATGCCAAGTGAATGTTGAGTTTGTGCAGTGTACATGGTTGATGTGCACCTCCCAGAGTTTTGAGCCTTTATTTGTGATGCTGTCCTGTTATCTGCTGACCCTGCTAACCTACGATGCAGAATGAGTTTCCGTGGAGATTGAAACGGAGGCATCACATCAGTCACTTCAGCAGGTTTTGGACCCAGGAAAAGATCCCCCGCCCACTCGCTGtcatctcctctctcttttgcctctccctctccctctctctctccctctccctctccagtcGTCTCTCCCTGTCGGTCTGTAGGGCTCGGTCGAGCTCGCGCTGAAGGCTGAAGTGAACCATCTGCTTGCTGAGCAGCGGGACGATCAGGTTGAAGTCGTCCACCTTCTTGTTGAGCCTGGTCAGGTGGTCACCGGCGGCCTGGCAGTGCTCCTCCCACCGGTCCTGCTCGGCGGGGGTCATGGGGTCCCCAAACCCGGCCCGGCACTGCAGCAGCCCCGCCCTCAGCCTCTCCACCGCCTCCCGGATCTCCTTCTGGACCACGATCCACTGCGGCTGGTAGCCGTTGTCCATGAGGATGCGGTTGAGGTTGTGGGTCATGGGGTCGGCGTAGGGGTTGTGGTCGAACTTGCCAAGGGGCTTCCCGGCCCCGCTGAGGTTCTGGAAGTCTCCGCGGGCCATGGACTCCAGGATGAGGTCCTCCACCAGGCGCTCCACGGCCTGCGTGATCTTGGCGTGGCGGCTGCGCTTGTGCACGCGGCGGTCCGACACCGCGCCCTCGTCCCGCGCCGCCGCCCGCTCCTGCTCCCGCTGGCGGTACTCCAGGACCTGCTGGGCCGCGCGGTCCACGCGGTGCTGCCGGTACACGCGCTCGCGCTGGCTGGGCGTGCCCGACCCCACCCCCTCGTAGCTCAGGTACTGCCTGTGCTGGGGTGCCTGGCCCTTCGGCTCAcactcctcctcatcctccgcCTCCAGCTGTGCCTCCGCGCCCTGTCGGGACAGGTGGGCCAGCACTGTCCGGTAGGCCTCCTGGATCTGGGAGAAGAGGGCGGAGTTGGCGGTGGGCGTGCCGGAGTCGGGGTGGTACAGCTTGGCCATGCGCAGGTAGGCCTCCTTCACCTGGGCCTGGCTGTAGGGCGGGTCCGGCAGCTGCAGCAGCCGATAGCTCTCCCTCAGGCTCCTCTGGGGGGCGTGGCTGAACTGACAGACAGCGGGGGCGCCTCGGGGGGGCAGCAGGGCCATCCGTAGCTCCGCCCAGACCACACACCGCAGCATGGAGCGCTGCACAGCCCCCCCTGCAGGACAAAGGAAGCAAGACTCCTGAgcgcaaaacacacacacataaaaacactctcactcacacacacacacataaaaacactctcactcatacacactcacataaagacactctcactcacacacacactcacataacaatactctcactcacacaggcacacacacacacactcactcacataaaaactctctcactcacataaaaacactctcactcacacatgcacacacactcacataaaaacactctcactcacacacacacactcactcacataaaaacactctcactcacacacacacactggcatacactcactcacacacactctgaacacac is a window from the Anguilla anguilla isolate fAngAng1 chromosome 3, fAngAng1.pri, whole genome shotgun sequence genome containing:
- the dnajc28 gene encoding dnaJ homolog subfamily C member 28 isoform X1, whose protein sequence is MALWSYGGAVQRSMLRCVVWAELRMALLPPRGAPAVCQFSHAPQRSLRESYRLLQLPDPPYSQAQVKEAYLRMAKLYHPDSGTPTANSALFSQIQEAYRTVLAHLSRQGAEAQLEAEDEEECEPKGQAPQHRQYLSYEGVGSGTPSQRERVYRQHRVDRAAQQVLEYRQREQERAAARDEGAVSDRRVHKRSRHAKITQAVERLVEDLILESMARGDFQNLSGAGKPLGKFDHNPYADPMTHNLNRILMDNGYQPQWIVVQKEIREAVERLRAGLLQCRAGFGDPMTPAEQDRWEEHCQAAGDHLTRLNKKVDDFNLIVPLLSKQMVHFSLQRELDRALQTDRERRLERERERERERERQKREEMTASGRGIFSWVQNLLK
- the dnajc28 gene encoding dnaJ homolog subfamily C member 28 isoform X2, translating into MLRCVVWAELRMALLPPRGAPAVCQFSHAPQRSLRESYRLLQLPDPPYSQAQVKEAYLRMAKLYHPDSGTPTANSALFSQIQEAYRTVLAHLSRQGAEAQLEAEDEEECEPKGQAPQHRQYLSYEGVGSGTPSQRERVYRQHRVDRAAQQVLEYRQREQERAAARDEGAVSDRRVHKRSRHAKITQAVERLVEDLILESMARGDFQNLSGAGKPLGKFDHNPYADPMTHNLNRILMDNGYQPQWIVVQKEIREAVERLRAGLLQCRAGFGDPMTPAEQDRWEEHCQAAGDHLTRLNKKVDDFNLIVPLLSKQMVHFSLQRELDRALQTDRERRLERERERERERERQKREEMTASGRGIFSWVQNLLK